ATTTATTTGTTTTTCAAATCATCTGATTCCTCCTTGTTCTTATCTGCCCGTTTATGGGCTTTTTCCGCTCGCTTTTCTTTCAAATTCTTTTGAGGAGCCTTTTTATCGGCCCGCCCTTTTCCCTTACTTTCCTTTGACATAACTATTCAAAATATTAATGAACCACAAAGATGGGAATTATTAAACCCGATAGTATTACACAAGAAGCAAAACAAGTTGCATCTTTTACATATTTACAGGAATACCGGTTAAAATCCAATATCAAAAACCTGTGAAACATGCAATTAATAACCGGTTAATTGTAACATATCATTTAAAATGAAAGCCTACCTTTACAAATCAACACCTAAAAGTGTTGAACAAATATATATGTCAATAAAAACTGTAAATCCGACGACAAATGAAAAGCTGCAATCATTTGATGAAATGTCCAAAGATGAAATTGAAGCCGCAATCAACCAATCAGAAATAACCTACCAGAGCTGGAGAAAAACCACTTATAAACAAAGAGCGGTACTGTTGCACAAAGTGGCAGAAATACTCCGGATAAGAAAAGAGGAACTCGCCGGGTTAATTACGCTCGAAATGGGTAAATTAATTGGAGAAAGCAGGGCTGAAATAGATCTTAGTGCAGATATTTTCGATTATTATGCAGATAATGGAGAGAAATTCCTGGCAGATAAAACCCTGAAACCTGAATTTGGAGAAGCTTTTATACGCCACAGTCCGATAGGCGTTTTGCTGGGTGTTGAACCCTGGAATTTTCCATTTTACCAGGTAGCGCGCTTTGCTGCTCCCAATATTATGATAGGAAATACGATTCTTCTGAAACATGCTTCCAATGTACCTCAGTGCGGAATAGCAATGGGAGAGATATTTAAAGAAGCCGGCGCTCCCGAAGGATTGTATACCAATCTGTTGATTCCCGGAGATAAAATATCGAAGCTCCTTTCCGATGATCGAATTAAGGGAGCATCCCTGACAGGCAGTGAAAAGGCCGGCGCGAGCCTGGCTGAAGCGGCAGGAAAAAATATAAAAAAATCAGTGCTGGAACTTGGCGGCAGTGATCCTTTTATTGTACTGGATGATGCCGATATTGAAAAAGCGGTGTACTGGGCGGTGATAGGGCGTATGAATAATACCGGCCAATGCTGCGTCGCCGCAAAGCGTTTTATCGTTATGGAATCCGTTTATACCGAGTTTCTGACCAAATTAAAAGCCGCTTTCCAGTCGCTAAAGGTGGGTAATCCGATGGATGATGATACACAATTAGGCCCGTTATCCAGTCAGGATGCCTTATCCGATTTATCGGATCAGATAAATAAATCGGT
This window of the Proteiniphilum saccharofermentans genome carries:
- a CDS encoding NAD-dependent succinate-semialdehyde dehydrogenase — protein: MSIKTVNPTTNEKLQSFDEMSKDEIEAAINQSEITYQSWRKTTYKQRAVLLHKVAEILRIRKEELAGLITLEMGKLIGESRAEIDLSADIFDYYADNGEKFLADKTLKPEFGEAFIRHSPIGVLLGVEPWNFPFYQVARFAAPNIMIGNTILLKHASNVPQCGIAMGEIFKEAGAPEGLYTNLLIPGDKISKLLSDDRIKGASLTGSEKAGASLAEAAGKNIKKSVLELGGSDPFIVLDDADIEKAVYWAVIGRMNNTGQCCVAAKRFIVMESVYTEFLTKLKAAFQSLKVGNPMDDDTQLGPLSSQDALSDLSDQINKSVKAGAKVELGGGRIDRLGAYMEPTILSDINKNNPAYFQELFGPVALLFRAKTIEEAINLANDTSYGLGASIFTSNIKQGKLLADQIDAGMIFINHPAWTQPDLPFGGTKRSGYGRELSESGLEEFINKKLIRTSLLTDPF